In Electrophorus electricus isolate fEleEle1 chromosome 10, fEleEle1.pri, whole genome shotgun sequence, the genomic window cagacaTTTCATGGGATCTTTGCATCAGGATTCTTAATGGCATTTACTTTACCTGAGATGGGGCTCTCTTACTACGCACACACCCCTTTTGTTCATTCaaaaggaaagacaaaaatatacagttaaatttcacagctctgtgtgagtggCCCGTGAGCTTTGACACGCTACCCATTCTCAGTCATAAGGCTCCGCCATCTCCCATTTGACCCCAGGGCCTGGGAGAGGTCGTCCTTATACAAACCCTGTGCCAGAGGAATTTGCACAGCATGATTGGAAGTAGGTCTTAACCTGGAGTAGTGACGCATGGAACTACATTCCCAAGGCAAGAGTGCATACCTTCAATGAACTTTCCCTTTTCTTAGTCAATGGTTATGTTCATAGTATTGGGCTGAAGAGGAGGGGTTGGTGGACAGAAGTAAATGGCTGTAATAATGCTGAAATGCATAGTACATCTCTAGTTTTTCCATTTCCCTCAAGAGTTGTGAATATGAGGTTTTGTTCCGACAATTCACAGAACTCATTTTCTGTATGTAAGGGGTTAATCACGTTGTCCAGTTCCAGCAACCAGTGAAAACCCACACTGAAAATCCACCCATACATTGAAAATGTACACAGTCCTTTGAACAGTCAAAGGATGTCACCCTAATGGagccttatgtgtgtgtggagtttctGCAATCTGAGATACAGTATAAGCCATCCTATACATAGATACATGGATAGAGAGATACACTTTGGCTCTGTCTACAGCTccttgcgcgcgcacacacacacacacacacacgcgcaaataAGTGCCATCATCTAAACCACACATCTGTGTAGCATGCCAGTGAGTGCTCCCTCAAGGCCGGAGCGAGGGGTCGGCGGCATGGACGCCATCGTCCTGCGGGCAGTGCTGGTGGCAGGCGCACGTGGCCACAAACATCACAGGCCTCTTGATTGACCTGCCACCCATGCAGCGGAACTCCAAGTAAGCTGTGTGCGTGAGATGTGGTGTGCAACAGCGGCCATCGGCGCACTGGCTGCAGAAACGTGGCCGGTGGGCTCGGACACTCGTGCAGTTCCGGAATGTGAAGTGGAAAGGCTCGGGGCTCCTGGCTGCCCTCATACACCTGCTCCCCCgctgcagtaaaaaaaacatacagttATCAGACATTACCAAACTGCATTTGAGGCAATAGTGTcacttatataaacacacagctctgagcaTAAGTATGGTTAACTGGATTTAAACAGCATGATTAACTCGCTTTATGCTTCCTTGTAACTCTTCCGGGTGGGACTATTGACAAAGATTTGACCATTTCAAATCTTCAGCTTTGTTTACCAAATCACAAACTAATGAGGACTTTCAGTGAATCTAAATGCATCCTTCATCGGTCAGTGATACACTATAGCATCCTGTCTGTCTACATAAACTTCACCAGCCTAATCCACATTTGACCAGAAGAAATCTAAGTCTAATCATGAATAAAGTTAAAACAATGGTACACTTATGGTTTGAGTTCAAGTTTAATTTGGCTAATCTAATATGAGCTATTTCCATGTTCTCATGAATCTAGCTTACAGCCATGCGGCAGTCAAACTTAGAGCCACTGTAAGATGCAGGATGTGTGCTGACTTGGTGCTAGTGCTGATCCCGCGGGTGCTTGCCCACCTGTGTGCTTCCCTGCCTCCCAGGGGTGCCGCAGGGTCGGACCATGCACAACCTGCTCTGCTTCACCATCTCGCAGCGTGTGTTCTTATTGGTCACCCTAGTGGACACACCCATGCCACAGGTGCGTGAGCAGGCTCCCCACTCAGTGGTCTGTTCAGTGCAGCTTGTGCTGGGATCCCATTGGTCAAAACCCACTGTCTCCTCCTGCCTGTATGCTGCAATTCAGAAACAATGTGTTAGGAAGGTTTGCTAATGTGAGCATTTAACAACATTTGATATATGaacgtttttgttttgattttatgcAAAAGACCAGACACAAGAACTGAATGATATATTGTTTGTTAACCATTATTTCAATAATGGCATTTGTGATAATATTGTGGAAAGTTGCAGTATGTAAATGAGCAGTGTTTCTTTGAGGAATCACAAAGACCAAGAATAATTTTGGTGAGAAATATTCAGGGTAGTCTTTAACCATTCCACAATGGTAAACAATGGTTCACCATTGGTTTTTATATATTCCAATTGCAAAATGTAGCAATATAATTGCAATTGCAATATACCTGCAATATCATATCATGCAGCCTGGGACAGAAATAGTCTACAGTAAAtgcagaaaaagaacatttatttgctGTCACCCACCATGCTTTGGAATGCATTAGCGCCAGAtgatatagagagagagcgagagagagatagacagagagagagagagagagagagcgcgcgcgtgtgtgtgtgtgtgtgtgtggccaagGTTACCCACCAGCCAAGGCAAAGCCCCCCAGGTTGCTGGCCTCGTTCTGAGACTCACACACCCACTTCTCACAGCACTCGCCGGGCACTTGGACCTTGCATGGGAAAGGACAGTCGGGTCCCGGTAGCATCACGTCAAGATTGCAACGGGGCACGCACCCGACCTGCCCGTCCCTGCATGTGCACCGGTGGCTGCAGCTCGGAAAGAAGCTCTCCCCGTTCTTGTAGACGGAGCCGCCCAGCGTGCAGGAGTCTCCTTCGTGAACTGCTCGGAAGAGTGAAATGTACAACTCGGTTATCACGGAGCGCAGGTGAGCTGACGGCACAGTAGTCTGGTAAATGTTTATTAGAGCCTTGGTCAATGTTCATATCCCAACATTACACTGATCTGCAAAACGTGCggaataatttatatttatcaaCAGCAGCTGTTTTAACGCAGAATTACAAGCGTTGAAATTATACAgaataaaaactgaaacacGATGAGTAGGCAAGTTAACTAAGTAAAATCACTAGCTACTTGCCAAGATAACCAACCAATAAATAATGGGCACAAAATAGTAGCCAGCTAAGTCAATATAGAAAGCCAGCACATGGCTTAATTTTTAAGCTACCTGGCTTTTACCTTTATCTTAATTATAAACCACTTTCAGTGATTCTACTACAAATCATTTCTGACATGtcgcaacaacaacaaatatacGTTTCCCCTTATGTGAATCAGTCGTGCGCACAAAGCCCCGCTGTTATTCATAAACACTGGAGCACAGCCTGGGCAAAACTATTAAGAGCAACACGTACCCAGACACACACCCGTCCTCTTGTGCGCACCTCCCGCGTAAACGCAACTGAGACCCTTTCGCAAATCGCAGGGATGCATCTCAGAGCAAAGCTCCCCTCTCTGCCTGGCGCAGACGACGCAACACGCGCAGTCGTCGAGGATAAGCTGCACCCCGCACGTCGGCGGCTTCTCTGGGCAACTGCAGGCAGCAGGGCACTGTGCCAACACCAGCGAGCATAAGGTTACCTGAGAGGACAAACCAAAGTTTTAGAAAACAAGTCCAACCCATTTACAAAAGCATGCGATTACACTCAGTTTTGTGGCAGTGTTTGGCGTCAGCGATTATACAGAATATTTACCTGTGCGCAAATGTACAAAGCAACAGAGAAGTCGTTAAACGTCTTCATATTCAGTCGACGTTTGCATTTCACTCGAAGCTCTACCGTTGTATCTTTCTCTTGCCGTGTAACGCGAAGATATGGTGAATTCTGCTCGGGGAGAGAATTTATAGTGGTTTGTGCTCGAGAAAAAAAGTGACGGGAAGAGCGCGAGGAAACTACCTTTTAGGATCCCGAGTTTCCGATTGGATGCCAGGTCACGTTTTACTGCCACGCACCGTGACCCTCGAAGAATCTGGAGAATCCTGCAGACGCCAGATAGCCTGTAAGATAAAATATTAGTTATGTACATAAATCATACGTAAGTGTTCTTTCTACTTTTTAAGTACTAATGTTGAAATTTGGGGATGGCGCAATATACTATAAAACCTTAAGTACAAAAAAATAGCTCTACAGTAAAAATTATGAAACACTCCTTTGTTGAATTATATTGAAACAGAATGATATTGTGAGCTAGAAATGTATAGATAAATTAGGATAAAACATAACGTTAATGCACCATATATTAATTCAGGACGTTTGGTAAATGTTTTTCCTCTCCTGTATAAGACTCATTGTCCAGTGTAGTATATAAAACCAAAATGATGCGTTTGGGATTTGCACCACCGATTTCATTTGGTTGTGGGATCAGCGGGAGTGTGTACAGGGAAACAGCTTGTGGAACTAATGGGCTTAGGAGTGAGCAGATGCCACATGAAAACACGTGGAAATCGTGTTAAACAGACAAAAAGTAGCCATGGCCtatataaatattgattttattttttattttttgcgtGATATGACAATAGTAACTTTGTATCTTTAACTCCTGATGATACACCATAAAACACCCTTtacataaatatgaatataatcaCATAATGGCCTTCAATTTATCAGTGCAAATATAATTGAAGTTCTCTTTGGCATTTGCAGCTCTTGCTTATGAATGTCGTAATCACCTGTGGGGCCGAGAGTGAAGTGACCGCCCCACCTAGTGTAAGTTTTTTTCAAAACCTTTATTCCCTTTACAGTAGGTGAAATCAACAATcctaacattaaaaaaaagtctactTAGGCTTCCTGGAGCTGTCCATTTAGCTTTAAAAGTATTCATTAGCTTTAAAAGTGCTAAGCATATAAAATGGCCAGTACGttgatttatcttttttttttattattatttattttcatttttaaaatattcacagtGCTGTCATTTGGCATCCAAGTATCTCCTAAAAGACGGAGGACATACTGGGACATTCTGGAACATGCTGGTCTATGAAGCATTTCTGCAATGTGGAAATGCTATCTTGTTCATGTTAAAATAGCTGCATTTAGTGGTTTATAGTCAGGGGCTTGATTTAATTAGATATTTTatatgacaacaacaacaattctactaatcatcatcattgtcatcttaAAAGAAGCTAAGCCTTTTAGAGAATgcagcacacatgctcacacatagtCTTGCAGTGTTCCTGTAGTGGTTTATTCTCCTGTCTCCCCCTGCAGTGGATCTGTCCCAGTTTAcacccctctgtctccctgcatTGGTTCTGTCCCAGTTtattccccccctctctccctgcagtgGTTCTGGTTACTCCACCTTCTGCACTGCTAATTTATGCATTTGGTCACACCTCATTCAGATTAAAATGTTATGCATGAGACTTCCTGTTTGCTTCTGGTCCGAGCAGTTGTTAATGAAACTTCCCAGGCATTAATttggtatgtgcatgtgtttgagcaGTCTGGACCTGCTATTGACACCAGGAGATTTGGTAGGGGTAATGGCTAGCTTTAATCCTTAAAATGACCTGTGTGTCGGTGAAGAACTCTGGCCAAGATGTGATTCACAGCTAGTCAAACAGTTCCGCGCTGGAAGCTGAAGAATGTGCGACGTAGCATTTGCATGTTTGCTGACCAGGGGGAGCGGTCAGCCCCTACCCTGTCAGCAACAGGCAGGCTGTAGATCAGAGGAGTCCACGGTGAAGAGTGTTTACCACGTGCCTTATGTTAGTACATCTCCTGAAGAAACCATGGTGTTAAAGTACCTAGCTAAAGTTGGGAAATTTTCATAAGCCATTACACAGAGCCAAAGGTTTTAAGGAATTTGAATTGGAATATATATagagtatcttagctgttcctaGGAcggcactcttctggactgaggtCTCGGATGTTATTCCTGGGaccctagtgctctgattaccaaTGGAACCACAGTTAGCTTCACCCTCCATATCTTTTctatctcttccttcagccttTGATATCTCTCAAGCTTCTCGAGTTCCATTACCTGATGTTGCTGTTACTCAGTACTGCCACGTCTACCAGTacagccctctgctgtttgtccatcactactatgtatGGtaggttagccattaccatcttgtctgtctatATCTGGAAGTCctacaggatcttagcatggtaaTTTCCCACCACCTTTGAAGGcatatcccacttagaccttggaacttccagcctgtactcggcacagatgtttctctaCACTATGCCAACCATTTGGTTATGGCACTCCATGTAGgctctgcctgctggcatcttgcatcatgctgttatgtgctggattgtctcaggggcatctttgcacagcctgcatttGAGGCCCTGCCTGATATgatagatcccagcctctactgatcttgtGTTTAGCACTTGCTATATATATCCTGCACATTTTAggcaagaaacagaaaacactggGGGAAATATCATTTCTATAACATTTGATCTTTTTTACTGAGGGATGCTTTCTTTACCATcatgatttttttgtttatttcaccaACTTTCATTGACAATTATAACCTGCTTCCATGGAGCATATTCTGTTAAAGGTCTGAACTATGCAAAGGTAGGCAATCACCCATGTTGGACaaatacaaattacatttatgtgtTGATGATTAACTTATTCTTGTTCCATTTTTTAACATAATGATGCCACTGTgtggagaaataaacaaacaaaccctttcCGCTCTTCAGTACTTGCAGCAAATAACAGGTAGCCCTGAAGGTCAGACACCCCCCACAGTACAACAGCAGGCTGGACCAGTGAACACAACAGCTGAGATTGAATGCCAAGGTGATCATGCTCTTGCCTTAGACCAGGTGGGTTGCTAACTAACCTCAACACATGCTGAGGTATATGCGGTTTCTGACACTGTATGACCTACTGTCCTATAGAAATGGACAAAAGTAGAACTCTTAAGAAAAACTTGAGAAATTTGCATCCATCATCTGAGATGCAAGCCTGTTAATGACTTCCTTCTGTGAACTCATTTGTACCAAGgaagaacaataaacatttaGATAATGTGTGATAATGTacttacaaaaatacaaaaaccatAGTACATATATTTAAACTCAAATTGAATTGTTTTACTAAAGTTAGCCACCAAATACATAACACCAAAATAACATGCCAGGTCATAATACCAGTAGACTGAGGTCCTTACAAATTGTGTCCTTAGTTATAGGGTTAAATCAGTActtaatttattgtaatttgTCTTAGTTCCAGGCAGAACTAATTTTTGTTGTCCCACAGTGACATGGACTATCTTAATCTTTACCTCCTGCCCCTACCTCTGACCTTACTGTCGTAAACATGGATTCACTTCTCGTTTCCTGTGTCATAGTTCTACCACAGACTTGTTAAGTGACAGTCTCATTTGCAGGTACACTGAAATGTCTGCATCAGCACACAGGCAATGGGAAAAGGTAAAGATCTGTGTCTAGCCAAGGTTACAGAATATAACGCCGATGGCAAAGGGTGTCTACCTACGCACATTTATGCAGCTTGTGAAATAGTTCTGGAGTAGAAGGGCCACCTCTCCAATCAGAGCGAGAGGAGCAgctatatctgtctgtcttggattctgttcacacagaaaGTCTGCTGTGCTTTATCAAACTCCCAAGCCCGCTGGAATGTACTGTTGGGTCAGTACCTCACTATGACCTTTTGTGCATTTGAATAGTCATTTGTCTGGCACATGTGAATAAGTCTATAAACTTGCCTTCACTCCTGAGTAAGTGTCCTGATTTATAGGTATTTTGCACAGATAGGCAGCAACAATGCGGTGGTATTTGTGCATGGTGGTGCATTTTTCGCGGGTGCATGCgataaattagatttttgttgAAAAATGTTCCAGATCCAGGCATCACAGTGGAAATCATGACAATAAGATTCATGGAGACTGCTGTTAAATACATCTTTGTAGAATAAAATATGCACAGGTTACAGTGACCCAGGAACACACTAATTTTTGCAGACAGACATTCAAAAATGACTGAAGAACAAAGATCACTACCAAACATGATAAAGGGGTTTgtttaaaagtatatatttcAGTATCCTCTAGCGCTTCTGCATATGCAGGTCTGAGCCAGTACACTTTTATTACCTCTATTGTGTTCATGGTCGTTGAACAGATGACAAAAAAACCCATTCACTTCCCATTAAAGATTACACACCAGCTAGTCACTGATATCCCTCGAGGGCCATGGATAAACTATGTGTCCAAATTAAGAAGACACCAACAGGACATTCTGCAAATGAATCAGCCTAGCCAGTTCAATCAAACTACTGGAAGACAGTCAGTCTTTACATTTAATGCTGCAGCTCCTTTTACCTGCTGTATGTGATGAGTATATGATTACTGGTGTGGCATTCTAAGATATCTGAGCTCCCATCGGATGACTCTGTTGTAAACTAAACCACGGTAACACTGACTGCATGCATATCTTCAGGAGCATTTTGAGCTTCTGGTCCATATTTTGTGCTAATATGATTCCCAGTCATCTGAATCAAACTGTCCCTTTTTTCCAGCCTGACCTGCTGATTACATAAGAATTTTTCACAGTGGGAAGGTTTTTTTACCAGTCCtcagtacagaaaaaaataagttcTTGATCTTTTAAGCAGGATTTTTTTCATGTAACTGACAAGACTCTTAATAAACTTGCTTTATTCTCTGCATGCAGGTGAAATAGTTTCAGACTGCATGTCAGGTTAATTGTTTTCAGTTATTAACTGTTGATTTTGAGACTCTTTGAGCAGGAGCTCAGGAGCTCAGAAGTGCTTTATTTCATTGGCAGATTGCATTGAGGACAGACTGCTTTAGATTACTGACCTTCCTGTAATAGGATCATTTTAGGGGCCTTCATGACTGTGTTTCTCTAGTGGAAACAACTTTTCTTTACTTCTGATCTCAGCCGAAGTTTTAGAATACTTTAGGCTGCATTAGTTGACTCTCATGACATTGTATATTGGGTTCTACTAATTTTCAAGTCAGGATGTTAGGTTAAAGCTGAACCCAGtgaatggattttttcttttttgtggaCTATGATACATCACTGTTTTGTAGACCATATTTTCGGCTAAATTTGATTCTGTAGTGGAACTCTCAGTGCTAGGTCATTCCAGTGGAGAACTGGCAATGCATTTGAGTTAGAAGGTCCTATTTATCATCTTGTTTTAGAGTTACCATTTTTGTTCTGATCTAGGTCCAACCTATCCTTCCCTAATTCTCAACAGGCAGCCATTATAGGAAAACAACCATACTGACCTAAGATCAGCAGGGAATTCTCACATCACGCAATCTAACCCTTCATCTCCTTTCACATGGTTTGGTGACCatgtatacataaatatttagtGCCATTTCATATAAATCAGCCATTTTTAAGGAGTTTTAAAGCTCCACAAAACATAATGAAAGCACCAGATTACACTGCATGAAAGTGACTCAGAACACAGGCTAATGTCCATGCACATAGCAATGGGCCTTAATTGCATACGTGGTTTTGGTTCTAAACATAGTAGACCATCACCATCTTGCTAAAAATAGTGTTCCTTTATTTCCAGTGGCTGAATCCTGCTGCTGGGTTCTCAGTATGGGACTGACATTTATGGAACCTGGAATGTTCTCCTGTATGTGTGGTTTGCTTTGACATCACATGGTGTGTGTCACTCTCTACATAGCTCGCTTgacatttatattaaaacaaaaccagctgAATTTATGagcataattcatttttatttgtagtgccacttttatttgaaaacagcAGAGGACCGCGGGGAGGTTAATCCCTCCGCAACCTGCTTTCAGATGGGAATTTTCCATCACATCGGTACCAAGTCTGAATCTAGTATTTCTCTCATATCTGGTTTCTATTATAATTGCACAGGGGTGTTTTCCTAAATGACTTTGTTATATGTTGAGCTTAATGTCTCGCATGGGATAATGTTGTTGTAATCTTTGTTTTCTGGTAGGAATTTTCCATCACATCGGTACCAAGTCTGAATCTAGTATTTCTCTCATATCTGGTTTCTATTATAATTGCACAGGGGTGTTTTCCTAAATTACTTTGTTATATGTTGAGCCTAATGTCTCGCATGGGATAATGTTGTTGTAATCTTTGTTTTCTGGTAGCATCAGATAAAAAATGAAGTCTTGTACAATTTACCATTTCACCAACTATAGTACAGGGGAGACATTAAGTGCAAACATCTTTTACCTATTTTGGCCTATTGGCGACAGTTTGCAACCCCAGTGGCTTATCCTAACAGTTATGCAAAGAGAGAAACGATACACCcttgtctctctgttctcagaGCCTAGACTGCTGTATTGGCCACAAGACATTTGTTCAGGTGGAACAGCAGGCCTCTGTTTCCCGAGCTGACATTCCTCCTTTTGTTGTTTGAGATGGCTAGAGATGGTCCTTGGGGGCATTCCAGATTTCATACCAAGTTTATCTTCAAGCGTACTGGGCCCCGGGGGCCACACGTCCATACCCTGTCGTACCTGGACAACCGCGAGCCATAGCACCTCCCGATTGTGTGCTGTCTGCGTCACAAAGGAGCGACTGAGGTTCGAACACTTTTACCCTACTTTATTCCTGCTTACATAGCTCACAGTTACACTGCCTGGATAAAAAAGGCTTTTGAACTATCAAGGATCTGTCCCGTCCTGTCCTGTCCCATCCCTCATTGTTGGCAGACATTGATTATGTCTGATGAAAGATTACCAGCCAT contains:
- the LOC113587072 gene encoding CCN family member 3-like, whose protein sequence is MKTFNDFSVALYICAQVTLCSLVLAQCPAACSCPEKPPTCGVQLILDDCACCVVCARQRGELCSEMHPCDLRKGLSCVYAGGAHKRTGVCLVHEGDSCTLGGSVYKNGESFFPSCSHRCTCRDGQVGCVPRCNLDVMLPGPDCPFPCKVQVPGECCEKWVCESQNEASNLGGFALAAYRQEETVGFDQWDPSTSCTEQTTEWGACSRTCGMGVSTRVTNKNTRCEMVKQSRLCMVRPCGTPGRQGSTQRGSRCMRAARSPEPFHFTFRNCTSVRAHRPRFCSQCADGRCCTPHLTHTAYLEFRCMGGRSIKRPVMFVATCACHQHCPQDDGVHAADPSLRP